One Fuerstiella marisgermanici DNA window includes the following coding sequences:
- the acnA gene encoding aconitate hydratase AcnA translates to MTSASPFGAEATISSAAGDLKYFRLQKLAEDGIGDINTLPFSIRVLLEACLRNVDGFIVNPDDVNNLANWNAEAPAQVEVPFKPGRVVLQDFTGVPAVVDLAALRSAMVRMGGDPTKINPLVPCDLVVDHSVQVDEFASRFALKHNVEIEFERNAERYEFLRWGQKAFKNFSVVPPATGIVHQVNLEYLAKVVMVTDGVAYPDSLVGTDSHTTMINGLGVVGWGVGGIEAEAVMLGQPIYMLTPEVVGFKLIGELPEGATATDLVLTVTQMLRAHGCVGKFVEFYGKGMVNLGLADRATLANMAPEYGATMGFFPVDGETLRYLERTGRPAELVDLVERYTKEQGLFRTDDAPEPRFSSTLELDMNTVVPSLAGPKRPQDRIFLSAMQDQWRQDLTNVFGRPDTSGDSTTSTMVDEGGAATATAVATAAPGQSVEAVIDGETVELSDGSVVIAAITSCTNTSNPSVMVGAGLLARNAVAKGLKRKPWVKSSLAPGSRVVTEYLEKSGLDQPLNELGFQTVGYGCTTCIGNSGPLPEPVAAAVTEGDLVASAVLSGNRNFEGRVNPLVKANYLASPPLVVAYSLVGTVDIDLDNDPIGQDNDGKDVFLKDIWPTQKEIASTIASSMSPGMFVDQYASAADGPPEWQAIKSSDGDIYEWNDDSTYVQEPPFFVDMPVDPLPITAIEGARCLVSVGDSTTTDHISPAGAIKPDSPAGKYLQANGVDIKDFNSYGSRRGNDRVMTRGTFANIRLKNMLAPGTEGSVSIHYPSGEQTSIYDAAMKYQEEKTPLVVLAGAEYGTGSSRDWAAKGTFLLGIKAVIATSFERIHRSNLVGMGVLPLQFRDGESRESLELDGTEVFDIRLDDSLEPRQAVEVTARKANGDEVHFVTTCRIDTPVEVQYYRNGGILHTVLRQLAKA, encoded by the coding sequence ATGACATCTGCTAGCCCCTTCGGTGCCGAAGCCACGATTTCCTCAGCCGCCGGCGACCTCAAATACTTCCGCCTGCAAAAACTTGCCGAAGATGGCATCGGCGATATTAACACACTGCCGTTTTCCATCCGAGTCCTGCTGGAAGCCTGCCTGCGTAACGTGGACGGCTTTATTGTGAACCCGGACGATGTCAACAATCTTGCCAACTGGAACGCAGAAGCTCCGGCTCAGGTCGAAGTACCGTTTAAGCCCGGTCGAGTCGTTCTGCAGGACTTCACCGGTGTTCCTGCCGTTGTGGATCTGGCAGCATTGCGAAGTGCGATGGTTCGGATGGGGGGCGATCCGACAAAAATTAACCCACTTGTCCCGTGTGACCTCGTGGTGGACCACAGCGTACAGGTGGACGAATTCGCCAGCCGGTTTGCCTTGAAGCACAACGTCGAAATCGAATTCGAACGCAATGCAGAACGCTATGAGTTTCTGCGTTGGGGGCAGAAGGCATTCAAGAACTTCAGCGTTGTGCCGCCCGCGACGGGCATCGTGCACCAGGTTAATCTGGAATACCTGGCCAAAGTCGTCATGGTGACTGATGGCGTTGCGTACCCGGACAGCCTTGTCGGCACGGACAGCCACACAACAATGATCAACGGGTTGGGCGTGGTTGGCTGGGGCGTTGGTGGAATCGAAGCCGAAGCCGTCATGTTGGGGCAGCCGATTTACATGCTGACGCCGGAAGTGGTTGGCTTCAAACTGATCGGCGAATTGCCTGAAGGTGCGACCGCCACAGACCTCGTGCTGACGGTTACTCAAATGCTGCGAGCTCATGGCTGCGTCGGCAAATTCGTCGAATTCTACGGCAAAGGCATGGTGAATCTGGGGCTTGCCGACCGAGCGACTCTTGCCAACATGGCTCCGGAATACGGAGCGACCATGGGTTTCTTCCCGGTCGACGGCGAGACCCTTCGTTATCTGGAACGCACGGGTCGACCTGCTGAGTTGGTCGACCTTGTAGAACGCTACACCAAAGAACAGGGTTTGTTCCGCACCGACGACGCTCCGGAACCTCGTTTCAGCAGCACGCTGGAACTGGACATGAATACAGTGGTGCCTTCACTGGCCGGTCCTAAGCGACCGCAGGACCGCATCTTCCTTTCTGCCATGCAGGACCAGTGGCGACAAGACCTGACAAACGTATTCGGCCGACCGGATACCAGCGGCGATTCCACCACCAGCACGATGGTGGACGAAGGCGGCGCGGCGACGGCAACTGCCGTCGCGACAGCAGCGCCCGGACAGAGTGTTGAAGCTGTGATCGATGGCGAAACCGTTGAACTAAGCGATGGCTCCGTTGTGATCGCTGCGATTACAAGCTGCACGAACACCAGCAACCCCAGCGTCATGGTCGGAGCGGGGCTTTTGGCTCGCAACGCTGTCGCCAAAGGGCTGAAGCGAAAGCCATGGGTTAAGAGCAGCCTTGCACCGGGTTCACGAGTTGTCACCGAGTACCTTGAGAAATCGGGACTCGATCAGCCGCTGAACGAACTTGGTTTTCAAACCGTCGGCTACGGCTGCACCACCTGCATCGGGAACAGCGGTCCTCTGCCCGAACCTGTAGCTGCCGCCGTCACGGAAGGTGACCTGGTTGCGTCTGCCGTGTTGTCCGGTAATCGAAACTTCGAAGGTCGAGTCAACCCGTTGGTGAAGGCAAACTACCTTGCCAGCCCGCCGCTGGTTGTGGCTTATTCGCTGGTGGGAACAGTGGATATCGATCTGGATAACGATCCCATCGGTCAGGACAACGACGGTAAAGATGTCTTCCTGAAGGATATCTGGCCGACTCAAAAGGAAATCGCCAGCACAATCGCGTCGTCGATGAGTCCCGGTATGTTTGTTGACCAGTATGCATCTGCGGCTGATGGCCCACCAGAATGGCAGGCGATCAAGAGTTCTGATGGCGACATCTACGAATGGAATGACGACAGCACCTACGTGCAAGAACCGCCGTTCTTTGTCGATATGCCAGTCGATCCGCTACCGATCACCGCCATTGAGGGAGCTCGGTGTTTGGTGTCCGTCGGCGATTCCACCACGACGGACCATATTAGTCCGGCCGGAGCGATCAAGCCGGACAGTCCGGCGGGCAAGTACCTGCAGGCTAACGGCGTCGACATTAAAGACTTCAATAGCTACGGCAGTCGCCGCGGCAACGACCGAGTTATGACGCGGGGCACATTCGCCAACATTCGCCTGAAGAATATGCTGGCTCCCGGAACTGAAGGCAGTGTTTCCATTCACTACCCATCGGGCGAGCAGACATCGATCTACGATGCCGCGATGAAGTATCAGGAAGAAAAGACGCCTCTTGTTGTCCTTGCCGGAGCGGAATATGGCACGGGTTCATCCCGTGACTGGGCCGCGAAGGGGACATTTCTGCTGGGGATCAAAGCGGTCATCGCCACCAGCTTTGAACGCATCCACCGCAGTAACCTGGTCGGTATGGGCGTTCTGCCGTTGCAATTCCGCGACGGTGAAAGCCGTGAAAGTCTCGAGCTGGACGGCACAGAAGTGTTCGACATCCGACTCGACGATTCATTGGAACCGCGACAGGCTGTGGAAGTCACGGCTCGCAAGGCCAACGGTGACGAAGTTCACTTCGTAACGACGTGCCGGATCGATACGCCGGTCGAAGTCCAGTACTACCGCAACGGCGGAATTTTGCACACCGTGTTGCGGCAGTTGGCAAAAGCCTAA
- a CDS encoding carbon-nitrogen hydrolase family protein, whose translation MQISCVQTDVQIADPVANRAAMAKFIAAEAQQGSRLVVFPECFITGYCFDSLEEAMQQAELMDGDSVQHATELCRTHDCFTVFGMLEKDGSRLFNVVALVGPNGLIGSYRKVHLPWLGVDRFTTPGDRPFEVFEADGVRIGMLICYDGGFPEASRVLGIRGADIILLPTNWPPGAEYMSAFSCNSRAMENGVYFAAANRVGKERGFSFIGRSRICDPIGATLDTADHASEAVLRATIDVEKARKKRLDRVPGKHSIDRMADRRPDMYGPVCEPHSLARPGRDE comes from the coding sequence ATGCAAATCTCGTGCGTTCAAACAGACGTCCAAATTGCTGATCCCGTTGCAAACCGAGCTGCCATGGCGAAATTTATTGCCGCCGAAGCACAGCAGGGCAGTCGGTTGGTCGTGTTTCCCGAATGCTTCATCACGGGCTACTGCTTTGATTCGTTGGAAGAAGCGATGCAGCAAGCCGAACTGATGGATGGTGACTCCGTCCAGCACGCGACCGAACTGTGCCGCACGCACGATTGCTTTACAGTCTTCGGCATGTTGGAAAAGGACGGCAGTCGTCTGTTTAACGTTGTCGCACTGGTCGGGCCAAATGGTTTGATCGGAAGCTACCGGAAGGTGCATCTGCCGTGGCTTGGCGTCGATCGGTTTACCACGCCCGGCGACCGTCCGTTTGAAGTTTTCGAAGCGGACGGCGTCCGCATTGGAATGCTGATTTGCTACGACGGAGGATTTCCGGAAGCGTCGCGAGTGCTGGGCATTCGAGGGGCAGACATCATTCTGTTGCCGACCAATTGGCCGCCGGGAGCCGAATATATGTCGGCGTTTTCGTGCAATTCGCGAGCGATGGAGAACGGCGTGTACTTTGCGGCGGCGAACCGAGTCGGCAAAGAACGAGGCTTCTCATTCATTGGCCGCAGCCGCATCTGTGATCCGATCGGAGCGACTCTGGACACGGCCGATCACGCTAGCGAAGCCGTCTTGCGAGCGACCATAGACGTTGAGAAGGCTCGTAAGAAGCGGTTGGATCGCGTACCTGGCAAGCATTCCATCGACCGCATGGCGGATCGCCGACCGGACATGTACGGCCCCGTCTGTGAGCCGCATTCCCTGGCTCGCCCCGGCCGTGATGAGTAG
- a CDS encoding HEAT repeat domain-containing protein, with protein sequence MHWKRFAHAFLLGLGFSVLGVGCAAVNALVSSPAGSGADPTSPQRLAAIGRVFENQGRYTQATAMYRRALKVDPGNSVAQDRLQYIASRRADRTFNGTEQQTQQALAMADSIGTRQAQSARTQQVAQRQSVAPRVQVPPVNVAANQRSVDIQTALNNDSVISSLTPIEIKDEAYREDSGRVEIVATDFELAGLVDVADYNPPAQELGFAPADQRHHAPMITTVGFADDAASGSAWKSTSGAVRLEAIMEWLNMPGEFEGELIEALTQGEDEGVQALAASALAECSIDSSVVDDALEYACSGDSALVAVTALESLVLRGTLTENGVGQLLSMAQSSDAEIRSQAAGSLRHLAGSQWSTNCVIGLCDLLSDNDPATVAMAASTLGDFGVEAADCRNDLRAALNATGNPLTRESIEHALSRIPAGLGSQDLTQDSSTMEPVGTRKLLPIVE encoded by the coding sequence ATGCATTGGAAACGTTTCGCGCACGCTTTCCTGCTGGGACTTGGCTTTTCTGTATTAGGCGTCGGCTGTGCCGCCGTCAATGCACTGGTCAGTTCACCGGCTGGAAGTGGAGCCGATCCAACTTCGCCTCAGCGATTGGCGGCTATCGGTCGCGTCTTCGAAAATCAGGGACGCTACACTCAGGCGACGGCTATGTACCGTCGGGCCTTGAAGGTCGATCCTGGTAACTCGGTTGCTCAGGACCGCTTGCAATATATTGCATCGCGGCGAGCCGATCGAACGTTTAACGGGACAGAACAGCAAACTCAGCAGGCGCTGGCCATGGCCGATTCGATCGGCACTCGACAGGCACAGTCTGCAAGGACTCAGCAGGTCGCGCAGCGTCAATCGGTTGCCCCGCGAGTTCAAGTACCGCCTGTGAATGTCGCTGCCAATCAGCGTTCGGTAGACATTCAAACCGCGCTGAACAACGACTCAGTCATCTCATCGCTTACCCCGATTGAGATTAAAGACGAAGCCTATCGCGAAGACAGTGGTCGCGTGGAAATCGTGGCCACCGACTTCGAACTTGCTGGGCTGGTTGACGTCGCGGACTACAACCCACCCGCACAGGAACTCGGCTTCGCTCCTGCTGATCAGCGGCACCATGCACCGATGATAACAACCGTTGGCTTTGCGGACGACGCTGCTTCTGGTTCAGCATGGAAATCCACCAGCGGTGCGGTTCGCCTGGAAGCCATCATGGAATGGCTGAATATGCCAGGCGAATTTGAAGGTGAGTTGATTGAAGCGTTAACTCAGGGAGAAGACGAAGGCGTTCAGGCACTGGCCGCATCGGCTTTGGCGGAATGCTCTATTGATAGTTCAGTGGTCGACGACGCACTTGAATACGCCTGTTCGGGCGACTCAGCACTGGTCGCTGTCACGGCATTGGAAAGCCTTGTTCTGCGAGGGACCCTCACGGAAAACGGAGTCGGACAGCTGTTGTCGATGGCTCAGTCTTCCGACGCGGAGATTCGTTCTCAAGCAGCGGGTAGCCTGCGTCATCTGGCCGGTTCGCAGTGGTCAACCAACTGCGTAATCGGTTTGTGTGACCTGCTATCGGACAATGATCCGGCAACAGTGGCGATGGCTGCGAGCACGCTGGGCGACTTCGGGGTGGAAGCGGCAGACTGTCGTAACGACCTGCGAGCCGCCTTGAACGCAACTGGCAACCCACTGACGCGGGAATCGATCGAGCACGCTTTGAGTCGCATTCCGGCGGGCCTGGGATCGCAGGATCTGACTCAGGATTCGTCAACGATGGAGCCGGTCGGCACGAGAAAACTTCTGCCGATTGTGGAATAA
- a CDS encoding polysaccharide biosynthesis/export family protein: MTNSTTTTQPGRHQSGVTRRTHLVVPMLALLGMGSFLTGCSTITGVPVSRVPKQLLTNYEKDDFQDISMLRLRQDPPEFYALGPGDVLGVFVKGVLGDEDKLPPVHYPENSSLPPAVGYPTPVREDGTLSLPIIKPVNVEGLSLIEATEKVRQAYIGGPAPILPPDSQVDLTMIRRRTVRVLVIREESGAVADVTKRGTGHVVDLPAYENDVLHALSETGGMPGLDAENQVLIYRGMFKDGMDYDRILNSACIENCHNCEDNCFCDERPMPDPPNVTRIPLRYHPTEPPQFEQNDILLSDGDIIIIRSRDSETFFTAGLLGGGEHLLPRDKDLDVLGAIAMAGGPLGNGGTGISAIGAGARGGFGGGTASGSNCQPSQVIVIRELPCGNQISIKIDLNRALQNPSERILIQPNDVVMLRYKLSEEVANVFLQLLPSYLIGNGLRR, from the coding sequence ATGACGAATAGCACCACAACAACTCAGCCCGGTCGTCACCAATCGGGCGTGACTCGCAGAACTCACCTTGTGGTGCCGATGCTGGCATTGCTGGGTATGGGCAGCTTTCTGACAGGCTGCTCAACGATTACCGGCGTGCCGGTGTCGCGAGTGCCCAAGCAACTGCTGACCAACTATGAGAAGGACGACTTTCAGGACATTTCCATGCTGCGGCTGCGGCAGGATCCTCCTGAGTTCTATGCGTTAGGTCCTGGCGATGTACTGGGCGTCTTCGTTAAAGGCGTCTTGGGCGACGAAGACAAACTTCCGCCAGTTCATTATCCGGAGAACTCCAGCCTTCCGCCAGCCGTCGGTTATCCGACACCTGTCCGCGAAGATGGCACTTTGTCGCTGCCGATCATCAAGCCAGTCAACGTTGAAGGTTTGTCGCTGATCGAAGCCACCGAAAAAGTGCGTCAGGCGTACATCGGCGGACCGGCTCCGATTCTGCCGCCCGACAGTCAGGTTGATCTGACCATGATTCGTCGCCGAACTGTCCGAGTACTCGTGATTCGTGAAGAATCCGGTGCTGTGGCCGACGTCACCAAGCGAGGAACCGGTCATGTTGTCGACCTGCCTGCTTACGAGAACGACGTGCTTCACGCTCTTAGCGAAACCGGCGGTATGCCCGGACTGGATGCGGAGAATCAGGTTCTGATCTATCGCGGTATGTTCAAAGACGGCATGGACTACGATCGAATTCTGAACAGTGCGTGCATTGAAAACTGCCACAACTGCGAAGACAACTGCTTCTGCGATGAACGTCCGATGCCCGATCCTCCCAACGTGACTCGCATTCCACTGCGATATCACCCTACGGAACCGCCACAGTTCGAACAGAACGACATCCTTCTAAGCGACGGCGACATCATCATCATTCGCAGCCGTGACAGCGAAACCTTCTTCACCGCCGGCCTGCTTGGTGGTGGCGAACATCTGCTGCCACGCGACAAGGACCTCGACGTTCTGGGAGCCATCGCAATGGCCGGCGGCCCACTGGGTAACGGCGGAACGGGAATCAGTGCAATTGGTGCAGGAGCACGTGGAGGATTCGGCGGAGGCACCGCCAGCGGCAGTAATTGCCAGCCATCTCAAGTGATCGTTATCCGCGAACTGCCCTGTGGAAATCAGATTTCCATCAAAATCGACCTGAACCGAGCCCTGCAGAATCCATCAGAACGCATTCTGATTCAGCCGAACGACGTGGTCATGCTTAGGTACAAATTGTCTGAAGAAGTGGCGAATGTCTTCCTTCAACTGCTGCCGTCGTACCTGATTGGAAACGGCCTTCGTCGCTAG
- a CDS encoding SH3 domain-containing protein, whose translation MKIIAQLFCFAACLSSVTFAQVQKFPYEAKVVVDEAYVRSGNGEKFYPTDSLPRGTVVTVLRHDAGGWYKIEPPAGSFSWILQAAVRQTSADKGDVVSSDAIAMVGSKFGDEIHVWQRKMLAGEQVSILGERIVDTDQGPKAMFKIKPPEREFRWIPGSSVVPVGEQQKAAHDRNPYAVPSDIAERQRDQRTAAVAQQPSEPVSRYSPSHRLARLQRIRGEQRELHELDQKFRTMVLSPPSQWDLQSIESDYRDLQNKATHKPVAGQIDLRFPAIDRYRLRKAQLDELHDLTSATERRDAELLAAQFSSPTSTQTFQAPGTMHNGMVADSMMNNGLVIDGMTGDGIPTDGSSFDAFEGTFSSSQSTASTEFTGGFGNAIPIPEANMPFAAGDISASTSAMSPVSNSALIIPGSNSQISPSSRYIGAGIVQRDSSSGEGYILATPTGKVLAHLQPDGNVDLEQHVGQSVGLQGKRYFDSEVKHDRIEVSGLESIRLKH comes from the coding sequence ATGAAAATTATCGCCCAACTCTTCTGTTTTGCTGCTTGCCTTTCGTCTGTGACGTTCGCTCAGGTACAGAAGTTTCCATACGAAGCCAAAGTCGTCGTGGACGAAGCGTATGTGCGCAGCGGTAACGGTGAAAAGTTCTACCCGACAGATTCCCTGCCCCGTGGCACCGTAGTCACCGTGCTTCGACACGATGCTGGTGGCTGGTACAAAATTGAGCCGCCGGCAGGCAGCTTCAGTTGGATTCTGCAGGCAGCCGTTCGACAGACTTCGGCCGACAAGGGCGATGTCGTGTCATCTGACGCTATCGCTATGGTGGGCAGTAAATTCGGCGATGAGATCCACGTGTGGCAGCGAAAAATGCTGGCTGGTGAGCAGGTCTCGATCCTTGGCGAACGCATCGTGGACACGGATCAGGGGCCGAAGGCGATGTTCAAGATCAAACCGCCGGAACGTGAATTCCGCTGGATTCCCGGCTCGTCGGTTGTACCGGTCGGGGAACAGCAGAAAGCCGCCCACGACCGCAACCCGTATGCAGTGCCATCCGACATCGCAGAACGTCAGCGAGATCAGCGTACCGCAGCAGTCGCTCAGCAGCCTTCTGAACCGGTGTCTCGCTATTCACCCAGCCATCGCCTGGCTCGCCTGCAGCGAATTCGCGGAGAACAGCGAGAACTGCATGAACTGGACCAGAAGTTTCGCACCATGGTTTTGTCGCCGCCCAGTCAGTGGGATTTGCAATCGATCGAATCTGACTATCGCGACCTTCAAAACAAGGCCACTCATAAGCCTGTCGCCGGACAGATTGACCTGCGTTTTCCCGCCATTGATCGGTATCGACTACGCAAGGCTCAACTGGACGAACTTCACGACCTGACGTCAGCTACAGAACGACGCGATGCCGAACTACTGGCCGCTCAGTTTAGCTCACCGACGTCCACGCAAACGTTTCAGGCACCGGGCACGATGCACAACGGCATGGTCGCCGACAGCATGATGAACAACGGATTAGTCATTGACGGCATGACGGGCGATGGCATCCCAACTGACGGTTCATCGTTCGATGCCTTTGAAGGCACATTTTCGTCTTCGCAGTCAACGGCCTCCACAGAATTTACAGGTGGCTTCGGAAACGCGATCCCAATTCCGGAAGCCAACATGCCATTTGCTGCTGGAGATATTTCAGCCTCAACGTCGGCGATGTCCCCGGTTTCGAATTCGGCGTTGATCATCCCGGGAAGTAACTCGCAGATCTCCCCATCCAGTCGCTACATTGGCGCGGGAATTGTGCAGCGAGATTCCAGCAGCGGCGAAGGCTACATTCTGGCCACGCCGACTGGCAAAGTGTTGGCACACTTGCAACCGGACGGCAACGTTGATCTGGAACAGCATGTGGGCCAGTCCGTTGGGCTCCAAGGGAAGCGCTATTTCGACAGCGAAGTAAAACACGACCGCATCGAAGTCAGCGGGCTCGAATCCATTCGCCTAAAGCACTAA
- a CDS encoding PQQ-binding-like beta-propeller repeat protein, with the protein MLRFLPVKSVLIVSAFCSGALATDWTEFRGPNGQGHADFQDLPVTWSETENVAWKVPVSGIGWSSPVVSAGRIFLTTAVEDSSEHSLRVISLDAASGKEQWNVEVFRQAGDVKMHSKNSHASPTAIVEGDRLFVHFGPHGTACLTIDGDIEWKNDKLTYAPVHGNGGSPAISGNVMIICCDGSDNRFVVGLDKNTGKEVWRTERELDPSRGFSFSTPTIINAEGRSMAICPGSGGVWAYDPESGKQLWRVAYGEGYSVVPRPVFGHGLVYVCSGFGDGQLIAIDPTGSGDVTESHVKWKTKKGVPKSPSVLLVGDEIYMVDDKGIATCLDAVSGKQHWQERLGGGFSASPTYADGRIYFQNETGETTVVRPGTKYEEIAKNKIGDGKLRTFASFAFVDNAILLRNETHLYRLQKTEAAGQ; encoded by the coding sequence ATGCTGCGTTTCCTGCCAGTGAAGTCCGTTCTAATCGTGTCCGCATTCTGCAGCGGCGCTCTTGCCACAGATTGGACAGAGTTTCGTGGCCCTAACGGACAGGGGCACGCGGACTTCCAGGACCTGCCGGTCACATGGAGCGAAACAGAAAACGTGGCCTGGAAGGTCCCTGTTTCCGGCATCGGTTGGTCGTCTCCCGTTGTCAGTGCTGGCCGAATTTTCTTAACGACAGCGGTAGAGGATAGCAGTGAGCATTCGTTGAGAGTCATCAGTCTCGACGCCGCAAGCGGCAAGGAGCAGTGGAACGTGGAAGTGTTTCGACAGGCCGGCGATGTCAAAATGCACAGCAAGAATAGCCACGCCAGCCCTACGGCAATCGTTGAAGGCGACCGCCTGTTCGTTCACTTTGGACCTCATGGCACCGCCTGCCTTACCATCGACGGCGACATCGAATGGAAGAACGACAAACTTACCTACGCACCCGTCCACGGTAACGGAGGATCGCCCGCAATCTCTGGCAACGTCATGATCATTTGCTGCGACGGTAGCGACAATCGTTTCGTTGTCGGCCTGGACAAGAATACGGGGAAGGAAGTATGGCGAACCGAGCGCGAACTGGATCCTTCCCGTGGCTTCAGCTTTTCTACCCCCACAATCATCAATGCGGAAGGTCGATCGATGGCGATCTGCCCCGGCAGCGGCGGCGTTTGGGCGTACGATCCGGAATCCGGCAAACAGCTTTGGCGCGTCGCTTATGGCGAAGGATATTCGGTTGTCCCTCGCCCCGTGTTCGGTCACGGTTTGGTCTATGTGTGCAGTGGTTTCGGTGACGGCCAGTTGATCGCTATCGATCCCACCGGCAGCGGCGACGTCACGGAATCTCACGTTAAGTGGAAGACAAAAAAAGGAGTTCCGAAGTCGCCTTCCGTGCTGCTGGTCGGCGACGAGATCTACATGGTCGACGATAAGGGAATCGCGACCTGCCTGGACGCAGTGTCCGGTAAACAGCATTGGCAGGAACGTCTTGGTGGCGGTTTTTCCGCGTCACCCACCTACGCCGATGGTCGCATCTACTTCCAAAACGAAACAGGCGAAACAACCGTGGTGCGGCCGGGCACGAAGTACGAAGAAATCGCAAAGAACAAAATCGGCGACGGAAAGCTAAGAACCTTCGCGTCGTTCGCCTTTGTCGACAACGCCATCCTGCTCCGCAACGAAACCCACTTGTACCGCCTTCAAAAGACAGAAGCTGCCGGACAATAG
- a CDS encoding gamma-glutamyl-gamma-aminobutyrate hydrolase family protein — MSNTKPIVGITGDFRPERYNGQALSWFNAGYYDSVTGAGGIPVMLPPYDNDDDLRQALEPLGGLVLGGCNLDLDPVRMGQHPSPANKVMPRRREDFDRRIAKMAIEMKMPILAIGSGMQLVNLLCGGTLFTDIPEDCPRALHHRDEVEKNLRHVLEIVPGTHLDDIFGPGEVRVNSHHHMAVSELARQFRVSATCPDGIVEAYESISDDWYCLGVQWHPESNTASALDIQVFESFISAAGREQNVDVIPMSSVMRRAAA; from the coding sequence ATGAGTAACACGAAACCAATTGTCGGCATTACTGGTGATTTTCGTCCGGAGCGTTACAACGGCCAGGCTTTAAGCTGGTTTAACGCGGGGTACTACGACAGCGTAACTGGTGCCGGCGGCATTCCTGTGATGCTGCCACCGTACGACAACGACGACGACCTGCGACAGGCTCTGGAGCCGCTGGGCGGATTGGTGCTGGGCGGCTGCAATCTGGACCTTGACCCGGTTCGCATGGGACAGCATCCAAGTCCCGCTAACAAAGTGATGCCTCGACGCCGCGAAGACTTCGATCGCCGCATCGCAAAGATGGCCATCGAAATGAAAATGCCGATCCTGGCGATCGGATCCGGCATGCAACTGGTCAACCTACTCTGCGGCGGAACTCTGTTTACAGACATTCCGGAGGACTGTCCGCGAGCTTTGCATCATCGCGATGAAGTCGAAAAGAACCTGCGGCACGTTCTTGAAATCGTGCCAGGAACTCACCTGGACGACATTTTCGGACCGGGCGAAGTGCGAGTGAACAGCCACCATCACATGGCGGTCAGTGAGTTGGCTCGCCAATTCCGCGTGAGTGCCACCTGCCCAGACGGCATCGTGGAAGCCTACGAATCAATTTCTGATGACTGGTACTGCCTTGGAGTGCAGTGGCATCCGGAAAGTAACACCGCTTCAGCGCTGGACATTCAAGTGTTTGAATCGTTCATCTCTGCCGCTGGCCGTGAGCAAAACGTCGACGTGATTCCAATGTCTTCTGTGATGCGACGAGCTGCTGCATAG